One window of the Trifolium pratense cultivar HEN17-A07 linkage group LG2, ARS_RC_1.1, whole genome shotgun sequence genome contains the following:
- the LOC123910318 gene encoding protein AE7-like 1 gives MTLGLMNANPVVHAKKERIARSEQPNSDHSIHPLDIYDFVRDIRDPEHPYSLEQLNVLSEESISVDHKLARILITFTPTVRHCSMVTVIGLCLRLKLKHHFPPHFKVDIKVSEGSHADEESVNKQLNDKERIAAALENPNLRQLVDECLYSNEL, from the exons ATGACACTTGGTTTGATGAATGCCAATCCTGTAGTTCACGCCAAGAAAGAGAGAATCGCTCGTTCCGAACAACCCAACTCCGATCATTCCATTCATCCTCTCGATATTTATG ATTTCGTGCGAGATATCAGGGATCCCGAACATCCTTATTCTTTGGAACAGCTCAATGTTCTGTCTGAGGAATCAATTTCTGTTGATCACAAACTCGCTCGGATTCT GATAACTTTTACGCCAACGGTTCGACACTGTAGTATGGTTACTGTCATTGGTCTTTGTCTCAGACTTAAGCTCAAACATCACTTCCCTCCTCATTTCAAA GTGGACATCAAAGTGTCTGAAGGATCTCATGCCGATGAAGAATCAG TCAATAAGCAATTAAATGATAAAGAAAGAATTGCCGCTGCCTTAGAGAATCCAAACCTGCGCCAGCTTGTGGATGAGTGTCTCTACTCCAATGAACTGTGA
- the LOC123904180 gene encoding uncharacterized protein LOC123904180: protein MYRHKTRKQNKNTNDEQRLLELEGLFSGFSFQSTALDHWRWIPDVNGIFSVKSSYASLLSSRQGETLDNKVLDAIQRLWRTNHIEDCAHLFFSCHFSNGVWYKVLSWLQNSLPLGAAGIDHFMAFGELFNVKDKGRIRHLVWLATTWNLWKVRNNVIFNGDILDASALLEEIKLTSWLWFSRRFGRKACIPFSSWCLDPLSCIHNF from the exons ATGTATCGTCACAAGACACGAAAGCAAAACAAGAATACAAATGATGAGCAACGGCTTTTGGAACTTGAAGGGCTGTTTTCTGGTTTTTCTTTCCAGTCGACCGCTCTAGATCATTGGCGTTGGATACCAGACGTTAACGGTATTTTTTCGGTGAAATCCAGCTATGCTAGTTTATTATCTTCTAGGCAGGGCGAAACTTTGGATAACAAGGTGTTAGATGCTATACAACGGTTATGGAGAACAAAT CATATTGAGGATTGTGCACACCTTTTCTTCTCGTGTCATTTTAGTAATGGAGTATGGTACAAAGTTTTATCTTGGCTTCAAAACTCTCTTCCTTTGGGAGCGGCAGGAATCGACCATTTTATGGCCTTTGGTGAGTTGTTCAATGTTAAAGATAAGGGGCGTATTCGTCATTTGGTTTGGTTGGCCACCACTTGGAATTTATGGAAAGTCCGAAACAACGTTATTTTcaatggtgacattttggatgCATCGGCGCTTTTGGAAGAGATTAAGCTTACTTCTTGGTTATGGTTCTCCCGTCGGTTTGGTCGTAAAGCTTGTATTCCTTTTTCTAGTTGGTGTTTAGATCCGTTGTCGTGTATCCATAACTTTTGA